In the genome of Nonlabens sp. MB-3u-79, one region contains:
- a CDS encoding helix-turn-helix transcriptional regulator, which produces MKNKLKVLRAMHDFTQQDLADKIQVSRQTINTIEKGKYVPSTLLALKMASVFKVNVLEIFEMEDSDWG; this is translated from the coding sequence ATGAAGAATAAATTAAAAGTATTGCGAGCCATGCATGATTTCACACAGCAAGATCTAGCAGATAAAATACAAGTAAGCCGTCAGACCATTAATACGATAGAAAAAGGAAAATATGTACCCTCTACCCTACTAGCCTTAAAAATGGCTAGCGTTTTTAAAGTAAACGTATTAGAGATATTTGAGATGGAGGATAGTGACTGGGGTTGA
- the rplS gene encoding 50S ribosomal protein L19, which yields MEQLVKFVQDEFIEKKDFPKFSAGDTITVFYEIKEGEKSRTQFFRGVVLQLRGTGLTKTFTIRKMSGGIGVERIFPLNLPALQKIEINKQGAVRRKRIFYFRELTGKKARIKEARRK from the coding sequence ATGGAACAATTAGTAAAGTTCGTACAAGACGAATTCATAGAAAAAAAAGATTTCCCTAAATTCTCAGCTGGAGATACCATCACTGTATTTTATGAGATCAAAGAAGGTGAAAAAAGCCGTACACAGTTCTTCCGTGGAGTTGTTCTTCAATTAAGAGGTACTGGTTTAACAAAAACATTCACTATTAGAAAAATGTCTGGTGGTATAGGTGTAGAGCGTATTTTCCCTTTAAACCTTCCAGCTCTTCAAAAAATCGAAATAAACAAGCAAGGAGCGGTACGTAGAAAACGTATTTTCTACTTCAGAGAACTTACTGGAAAGAAAGCACGTATCAAAGAAGCGCGCAGAAAGTAA
- a CDS encoding cytochrome-c peroxidase translates to MNLPILNIIKKICTLTGLLLFLISCKSSPEEYVEKIDLQPSIALQNMYLVDLQSCADYVGALTRTSEVDSLKFYFKKARTQFKKVEPVLSFQDQNNYSFLNAPNLLKVEEEDLTDIKINEPSSFQTLEENIFSDAPDIDAVHKTAGKIHSRLQVLLRNTDVAYLKPYHVLWIVRKQLIRTATTGVTGFDSPVLESSLMDAVTAFAKAEQILNLYDHNFKKEPLKALWQDKFSRAKSYLTEGDFENFNRYEFIKSHIDPMLVLWVETAKDWQVSFPLQMAIDNNASSLFSKEALSLDFFAGRKVTPLSEDKIQLGKRLFHDKSLSSSQTVSCATCHKSNLAFTDGLTKSNGLNRNSPSLTYSAYQQGFFYDKRSGSLEGQIVSVINNSQEFHSDLKSFASLIDQDSSYIKEFEIAYATPIHQNSIRDAIADYVRSLNYWNSKWDQNIRNEINTLTASEINGFNLFNGKAKCATCHFAPVFNGTVPPDFMETEMEHLGVPEAAVTNNARIDTDLGRFEIYKTENRKHFFKTPSIRNIALTSPYMHNGVYKTLEEVIEFYNLGGGYGIGITNQEYQTLPTDPLNLTDQEKTDLINFMKTLTDAEFVNQ, encoded by the coding sequence ATGAACTTGCCTATTTTAAATATAATAAAGAAGATCTGTACCCTTACAGGTCTTCTTTTGTTTTTGATCTCTTGTAAAAGCAGTCCTGAAGAATATGTCGAAAAAATAGATCTGCAGCCCTCCATCGCTTTACAGAATATGTACCTAGTAGATCTTCAGAGTTGTGCTGATTATGTCGGTGCGTTAACGCGTACTTCTGAAGTGGATAGTTTAAAGTTCTATTTTAAAAAAGCACGAACACAATTTAAAAAAGTAGAACCAGTGCTTTCCTTTCAAGACCAGAATAACTACAGTTTCCTCAATGCACCTAACCTTCTTAAAGTAGAAGAAGAAGACTTGACCGATATCAAGATAAATGAACCCAGCAGCTTTCAAACATTGGAAGAAAATATATTCAGCGATGCGCCAGATATAGATGCTGTTCATAAAACAGCTGGTAAAATTCACTCTAGATTACAAGTGCTTTTAAGAAATACAGATGTAGCTTATTTAAAACCCTATCACGTACTTTGGATCGTACGCAAACAATTAATACGCACCGCGACGACTGGTGTTACTGGTTTTGACTCTCCCGTTTTAGAAAGCAGTTTGATGGATGCGGTTACCGCTTTCGCGAAAGCGGAACAAATCTTAAACCTCTACGATCACAACTTTAAAAAGGAGCCATTGAAAGCTTTATGGCAGGACAAGTTTAGCAGAGCAAAATCCTACCTAACAGAGGGTGATTTTGAAAATTTTAATAGGTACGAGTTTATAAAATCACACATAGACCCCATGCTGGTGTTATGGGTAGAGACAGCGAAAGATTGGCAAGTAAGCTTTCCTTTGCAAATGGCAATAGATAATAATGCAAGCAGCTTGTTCTCAAAAGAAGCTTTGTCATTAGATTTTTTTGCAGGTAGGAAAGTAACGCCGCTTAGTGAGGATAAAATCCAATTAGGAAAAAGACTGTTCCATGACAAAAGTCTTTCTTCTTCTCAAACAGTAAGTTGTGCAACTTGCCATAAAAGTAACCTGGCGTTTACTGATGGGTTAACAAAGTCCAACGGATTGAACCGCAATAGTCCTAGTCTAACATATAGCGCTTATCAACAAGGCTTTTTCTATGATAAAAGATCTGGTAGTCTAGAAGGTCAGATCGTTTCAGTAATTAACAACTCACAGGAGTTTCATTCTGATCTTAAAAGTTTTGCTTCACTAATAGACCAAGACTCTTCTTATATAAAAGAGTTTGAAATAGCTTATGCAACTCCTATTCATCAAAACAGTATTAGGGATGCTATTGCTGATTATGTGCGTAGTCTCAACTATTGGAATTCTAAATGGGATCAAAATATCAGAAATGAGATCAACACACTTACTGCTTCAGAAATAAATGGTTTTAACCTTTTTAACGGTAAAGCAAAATGTGCTACATGCCATTTTGCACCTGTTTTTAATGGAACTGTACCACCAGATTTTATGGAAACTGAAATGGAGCATTTAGGAGTGCCAGAAGCAGCCGTAACAAATAATGCAAGGATTGATACAGATCTAGGTAGGTTTGAAATATACAAAACAGAGAATCGCAAACACTTCTTTAAAACACCTAGCATAAGAAACATAGCTTTAACCAGCCCATACATGCACAACGGTGTTTATAAAACTCTTGAAGAAGTTATTGAGTTTTACAATTTAGGTGGTGGCTACGGGATAGGGATCACAAATCAAGAATACCAAACACTACCAACAGATCCTTTAAACTTAACAGACCAAGAAAAAACAGATCTTATTAATTTCATGAAAACCTTAACAGATGCGGAGTTTGTAAATCAGTAA
- a CDS encoding formimidoylglutamase — protein MRDHFQLFTKEKRAHYVSIRCDLNKENFVKSEDEAASFAQSIEVCEDLKELAKLKAKYLIIGIPEDIGVRANLGRAGASEAWESFLKFFLSLQQTSLNDVSRFCVLGNVTTKDLMLQAQNLVASSHKDRTQLSGLVKLLDQRVSEIASLIIASGKTPIVIGGGHNNSYPLLRASGYSVPVDSINIDAHTDLRATAGRHSGNGFSHAIQEGYLKSYYMIGIQENYLSQPMIDLMEQSDAIDYSPYDFENFEIQQEVLKAIKHVDTTNFALEIDMDVVAHFPSSAQAPVGYSFQELRNMMNGILKKASSFPKYIHICEAAPKYGYENQVGKALATLVNDLP, from the coding sequence ATGAGGGATCATTTTCAACTATTCACCAAGGAAAAACGAGCGCATTATGTTTCTATTCGCTGCGATTTAAATAAGGAAAACTTTGTAAAATCTGAAGATGAGGCTGCTTCCTTTGCGCAGTCCATTGAAGTTTGTGAAGATTTAAAGGAACTTGCTAAGTTAAAGGCAAAATACCTTATTATAGGTATTCCTGAAGATATAGGTGTAAGAGCTAATCTGGGTCGAGCAGGAGCAAGTGAAGCTTGGGAATCCTTTTTAAAATTTTTTTTAAGTTTACAACAGACTTCTTTAAATGATGTCAGCCGATTCTGTGTTTTGGGAAATGTCACTACTAAAGATTTAATGTTACAAGCTCAAAATCTGGTAGCATCTTCTCATAAAGATCGAACGCAGTTGAGCGGTCTAGTAAAATTACTGGATCAACGGGTAAGTGAAATTGCTTCTTTAATAATAGCATCAGGAAAAACACCTATAGTTATAGGCGGGGGACATAATAATAGTTATCCGCTATTGAGAGCTAGTGGGTATTCTGTTCCAGTAGATTCTATCAATATAGATGCGCATACTGATTTAAGAGCTACTGCTGGCAGGCATAGTGGTAATGGTTTTAGTCATGCGATTCAAGAAGGCTATTTGAAGTCTTATTATATGATTGGAATTCAAGAGAACTATTTGAGTCAGCCCATGATTGATTTGATGGAACAAAGTGATGCGATAGATTACAGTCCTTATGATTTTGAAAATTTTGAAATTCAACAAGAAGTTCTAAAAGCTATAAAGCATGTAGACACGACCAATTTTGCGCTAGAAATAGATATGGATGTGGTGGCTCATTTCCCTTCCAGTGCGCAAGCGCCAGTGGGTTATTCTTTTCAAGAACTGAGGAATATGATGAACGGGATTCTTAAAAAGGCTTCCTCATTTCCAAAGTATATTCATATTTGTGAGGCAGCACCAAAATACGGTTATGAAAACCAAGTAGGTAAAGCGCTGGCTACTTTAGTAAATGATCTTCCTTAA
- a CDS encoding BlaI/MecI/CopY family transcriptional regulator: protein MEKLTQKEEEVMQALWSLEKAFVKEIVPELQGANHYNTVSTIVRKLEEKGYVAHEAFGKTHRYFPIVEKEAYRNKFVNNAMTSYFNDSYKNMVSFFAKEEKISATELREILEMIESKEK from the coding sequence ATGGAGAAATTAACGCAAAAAGAAGAAGAGGTAATGCAGGCACTTTGGAGTCTGGAGAAAGCCTTTGTTAAAGAAATCGTTCCTGAACTCCAGGGTGCTAATCATTACAATACGGTATCTACTATTGTTCGCAAGCTGGAAGAGAAGGGCTATGTAGCTCATGAAGCCTTTGGTAAGACGCATCGTTACTTTCCTATTGTTGAAAAAGAAGCCTATCGCAACAAGTTTGTAAATAATGCGATGACCAGCTATTTCAATGATTCTTATAAGAATATGGTTTCTTTTTTTGCCAAAGAAGAGAAAATAAGCGCCACAGAATTGAGAGAGATTTTGGAAATGATAGAATCTAAAGAGAAATAG
- the trmD gene encoding tRNA (guanosine(37)-N1)-methyltransferase TrmD produces MRIDIITLLPELIKSPFEASILKRSIEKGLVEVHMHNLRKYGLNKYNQVDDYQYGGGAGMVMMIEPLDKMINGLKGERDYDEVIYMTPDGETLNQGMANHLSLKENIMIVCGHYKGIDQRVRDLYITKEISIGDYVLSGGELGAAVLCDALIRLIPGVISDETSALTDSFQDGLLAPPVYTRPADYKGHKVPEILLSGNLGAIELWREEKAFERTEERRPDLLSED; encoded by the coding sequence GTGCGTATAGATATCATCACCTTATTACCAGAATTGATAAAAAGTCCTTTTGAAGCCTCCATTTTAAAAAGAAGCATCGAGAAGGGTCTTGTAGAAGTGCACATGCATAATTTAAGAAAGTACGGACTTAATAAATACAATCAAGTAGACGACTATCAGTATGGTGGTGGAGCAGGAATGGTTATGATGATTGAGCCACTGGATAAGATGATCAATGGACTGAAAGGGGAGCGGGATTACGACGAGGTGATTTATATGACTCCAGACGGTGAAACCTTAAATCAAGGAATGGCTAACCATCTATCGCTCAAAGAAAATATCATGATTGTATGTGGGCATTATAAAGGAATTGACCAGCGGGTGCGGGATCTTTATATTACTAAAGAAATCTCTATAGGTGATTATGTACTATCTGGAGGTGAGCTAGGAGCTGCTGTTTTATGTGATGCCTTAATCAGATTAATTCCTGGCGTGATAAGTGATGAGACTAGTGCATTGACCGATAGTTTTCAAGACGGATTACTGGCCCCACCTGTGTACACCCGTCCGGCAGACTATAAAGGTCACAAAGTTCCTGAAATATTATTAAGTGGTAACCTTGGAGCCATAGAGTTATGGAGAGAAGAAAAAGCTTTTGAAAGAACAGAAGAAAGAAGGCCTGATCTTTTAAGCGAAGATTAA
- a CDS encoding NADP-dependent isocitrate dehydrogenase — MSHQPKIIYTKTDEAPALATSSFLPIVKKFIAPAGIDIESRDISLASRILAVFPERLKEDQKQENALAELGELVKQSDANIIKLPNISASLPQLIEAIKELQAKGYDIPHYVEEPVTEEDKEAKARYNKIKGSAVNPVLREGNSDRRAPKPVKQYARNNPHSMGAWSKDSKSHVSTMTAGDFAHNEKSFTTKKETTVDIQLIDKAGRVHVLKKGLSLLEGEILDATYMSKAALLEFLEEQIDDALEKDVLFSLHMKATMMKVSDPIIFGHAVKIFFKPLFDKYSSVFNKIGVDVNNGLGDLLSKLHELPELEREKIQDELREVYKYRPQLAMVNSDHGITNLHVPSDIIIDASMPAMIRNSGQMWNKDGKSQDTKAVIPDSSYAGVYDATIEFCKKNGAFDPTTMGTVPNVGLMAQKAEEYGSHDKTFEIAFGGKVQVVDAADGTVYLEDNVEAGDIWRACQTKDAPIQDWVKLAVTRARATNDPAIFWLDKNRAHDAQIIKKVTHYLKDHDTQGLDITIASPIKATERTLRRMKDGEDTISVTGNVLRDYNTDLFPILEVGTSAKMLSIVPLMNGGGLFETGAGGSAPKHVQQFEQENHLRWDSLGEFLALAVSLEHLAISYKNEKAQIIADALERATEKFLINRKSPSRKVNELDNRGSQFYLATYWAQELADQDIDEELAAQFTPLANKLVENEEKITSELIAVQGKAMDIGGYYLPDPAKTEAAMRPSKTFNEIIG; from the coding sequence ATGTCACATCAACCTAAGATCATATATACTAAAACAGATGAGGCACCAGCCTTAGCAACATCTTCTTTCTTACCTATTGTAAAAAAGTTTATCGCACCAGCAGGAATTGATATTGAAAGCAGAGATATCTCACTTGCCAGTAGAATACTTGCTGTTTTTCCAGAAAGATTAAAGGAAGACCAAAAACAAGAAAACGCACTTGCTGAATTAGGTGAGCTTGTAAAGCAATCTGATGCAAACATCATCAAATTACCTAATATATCTGCTTCTTTACCACAACTGATCGAAGCTATTAAAGAGTTGCAAGCAAAAGGATATGACATTCCTCACTATGTGGAGGAGCCAGTAACAGAAGAAGATAAAGAGGCTAAAGCACGTTATAATAAAATAAAAGGTAGTGCGGTAAATCCAGTTTTACGTGAAGGTAATTCTGACCGTCGTGCTCCTAAACCTGTCAAGCAATACGCAAGAAACAACCCTCACTCCATGGGTGCTTGGAGTAAAGATTCTAAATCTCATGTATCCACAATGACTGCTGGAGATTTTGCCCATAACGAGAAAAGCTTTACTACAAAAAAAGAAACTACTGTCGATATACAATTGATCGATAAGGCAGGTAGAGTTCATGTTCTCAAAAAAGGACTCTCTTTATTAGAAGGAGAAATTCTTGATGCTACCTACATGAGTAAGGCAGCCTTATTGGAATTCTTAGAGGAGCAAATAGACGATGCTTTAGAAAAAGATGTGCTGTTTTCTTTACACATGAAGGCGACAATGATGAAGGTTTCCGACCCTATCATATTTGGCCATGCAGTAAAAATATTTTTCAAACCCTTATTTGATAAATACAGCAGCGTATTTAATAAAATTGGTGTAGATGTTAATAACGGACTAGGTGACCTATTGAGCAAACTTCACGAACTTCCTGAATTGGAAAGAGAAAAGATTCAAGATGAACTGCGCGAAGTGTATAAATATAGACCTCAACTGGCTATGGTAAATAGTGACCATGGTATTACTAACCTCCATGTGCCTAGTGACATTATTATTGATGCCTCTATGCCTGCGATGATCAGAAACTCTGGACAAATGTGGAATAAAGATGGTAAGTCTCAAGACACAAAAGCGGTTATTCCAGACAGCTCTTATGCTGGAGTTTACGATGCTACTATTGAATTCTGTAAGAAGAATGGTGCTTTTGACCCTACTACAATGGGGACTGTTCCTAATGTAGGCCTTATGGCACAAAAAGCTGAGGAATACGGTTCTCATGATAAAACATTTGAAATCGCCTTTGGCGGAAAAGTTCAAGTAGTTGATGCAGCTGATGGTACGGTATATTTAGAGGATAATGTAGAAGCTGGAGATATATGGAGAGCTTGTCAAACTAAAGATGCACCTATTCAGGACTGGGTAAAGCTTGCTGTAACAAGAGCTCGAGCTACTAATGATCCTGCTATTTTCTGGTTGGATAAAAACAGAGCACATGATGCTCAAATCATCAAAAAAGTAACTCATTATCTTAAGGATCATGATACTCAAGGACTTGATATTACGATAGCTTCTCCTATAAAAGCTACGGAACGTACGCTGAGAAGAATGAAAGATGGAGAAGACACCATTTCTGTCACTGGAAATGTATTAAGAGATTACAACACAGACTTGTTCCCTATTCTTGAAGTAGGAACGAGCGCAAAAATGCTCTCTATCGTTCCATTGATGAATGGTGGTGGATTATTTGAAACTGGTGCTGGTGGTAGTGCTCCAAAACACGTTCAACAATTTGAGCAAGAAAATCATTTGCGTTGGGATTCTCTTGGAGAATTTCTTGCACTTGCCGTTTCATTAGAACATCTTGCTATTTCTTATAAAAACGAAAAAGCACAAATCATCGCTGATGCACTGGAAAGAGCAACAGAGAAATTCTTAATCAATAGAAAGTCTCCTTCCCGTAAAGTAAATGAACTAGATAACAGAGGTTCTCAATTCTATCTTGCTACCTATTGGGCACAAGAGCTAGCAGATCAAGATATTGATGAAGAACTTGCTGCACAATTTACTCCGCTAGCTAACAAGCTTGTGGAAAACGAAGAGAAAATTACTAGTGAACTTATTGCTGTACAAGGCAAGGCTATGGATATAGGTGGCTACTATTTGCCAGATCCCGCTAAGACTGAAGCTGCCATGAGACCAAGTAAAACTTTTAATGAAATTATAGGGTAA
- a CDS encoding T9SS type A sorting domain-containing protein: protein MRKILLFLLLSVFTFSLGAAIIQDSGHDTVVTTPIQKEKEKLTILTNPVKDGYLKLTFSSSTSNDLNLTIINSLGKQVYNAKRSINSDEQTFDVSKLSTGMYFLRVSTTSSNFVKKLIIR from the coding sequence ATGAGAAAAATTTTACTCTTTTTATTACTAAGCGTTTTTACGTTCTCCTTAGGTGCTGCTATCATACAAGATAGTGGTCATGATACTGTTGTTACCACACCTATTCAAAAAGAAAAGGAAAAACTTACGATCCTTACGAATCCAGTCAAAGATGGTTATTTAAAACTGACCTTCTCCAGCTCCACTAGCAACGATTTAAATTTAACCATAATCAACTCTTTGGGTAAGCAAGTATATAATGCAAAAAGAAGTATTAACAGTGATGAGCAAACCTTTGATGTATCTAAACTCAGCACAGGAATGTATTTCCTTAGAGTAAGTACTACCTCCTCCAATTTTGTGAAAAAATTGATTATTAGGTAA
- the hutI gene encoding imidazolonepropionase: MSKLFTNIKELIQVREQTNQPLRGKQMDELPSIKNAYLWLEDGLIKDYGSMDNYHPHPAEEVYDCTGMIITPGYVDSHTHLVFAGTREKEFEDRIHGLSYEEIAARGGGILNSAAALEKMTEEELFEQARCRLDQVVAQGTTAIEIKSGYGLSVESELKILRVVSRLRESGTNSHHKIPIKSTFLGAHALPVNYKEDREAYINLIIDEMLPKIAEEHLADYIDVFCEQNYFTVKEMLRIIEAGSAYGLKAKVHVNQFNSIGSIEAAVRAGAVSVDHLEVMEASDFTALSGSTTIATALPSCSFFLGLDYAPVNEMIDRDIAVSLASDYNPGSTPSGNLNFVFSLACIKMKMTPQRAFNALTINAAHALELEKELGSITIGKKANLMIFKNIESIAAIPYNFGQVVIDKVIVNGQFI, from the coding sequence ATGAGCAAGCTTTTTACAAATATTAAGGAATTAATTCAAGTTAGGGAACAAACAAATCAACCATTACGAGGCAAGCAAATGGATGAATTACCATCGATCAAAAACGCTTATTTGTGGCTGGAAGATGGTTTGATTAAAGATTACGGCAGTATGGATAATTACCATCCTCATCCCGCCGAGGAGGTTTATGACTGCACAGGTATGATTATCACGCCAGGTTATGTAGATAGTCATACCCATCTGGTTTTTGCCGGTACTCGTGAGAAAGAGTTTGAGGATAGGATTCACGGACTTTCTTATGAAGAAATCGCTGCAAGAGGTGGTGGTATATTAAATAGTGCTGCTGCTTTAGAAAAAATGACGGAAGAGGAGCTCTTTGAACAAGCGCGTTGTCGACTGGATCAAGTAGTTGCTCAAGGGACTACAGCCATTGAAATAAAAAGTGGCTATGGACTCAGTGTAGAAAGCGAATTAAAAATACTTAGAGTAGTGTCTCGCTTGCGCGAAAGCGGTACAAATAGCCATCATAAAATCCCAATAAAGTCGACTTTTCTAGGAGCACATGCTCTTCCAGTGAACTACAAGGAGGATCGGGAAGCCTATATCAACCTCATTATTGATGAGATGTTACCTAAAATAGCAGAAGAGCATCTTGCAGATTATATAGATGTTTTTTGTGAGCAAAATTATTTTACAGTAAAGGAGATGCTGCGTATTATAGAAGCAGGAAGTGCTTATGGCCTTAAAGCAAAAGTGCATGTGAATCAGTTCAACTCTATCGGGTCGATAGAAGCTGCAGTTCGAGCAGGAGCGGTAAGTGTAGATCATCTCGAAGTTATGGAGGCTTCAGATTTTACTGCCCTTTCCGGTTCAACAACCATTGCAACGGCCTTACCTAGTTGTTCTTTCTTTCTGGGACTTGATTATGCGCCAGTGAATGAAATGATAGATCGGGATATTGCCGTGTCTTTGGCGAGTGACTACAATCCGGGAAGCACGCCTTCTGGTAATTTGAATTTTGTTTTTTCTTTAGCTTGTATAAAAATGAAGATGACACCACAACGCGCTTTTAATGCCCTTACGATAAATGCTGCTCATGCACTAGAACTTGAAAAGGAGCTGGGAAGTATCACTATAGGTAAAAAAGCAAATCTTATGATTTTTAAAAATATAGAGAGTATTGCTGCCATACCATATAACTTTGGTCAAGTTGTTATCGATAAGGTAATTGTTAATGGTCAATTTATTTAG
- a CDS encoding MBL fold metallo-hydrolase yields the protein MKKVFIALFAISMMSISCKDNKGETVEEELSTTETVEEQTLPEPNNIKVTPISHATFVLDWNGQIIYVDPTGGAAAFEGMPAADVTLITDVHYDHLDEETLAAVKGASKIITPQAVADKMVGFKPSNIINNGETKTISGIEITAVPMYNLTEGRLEMHVKGRGNGYVLEKNGYRVYISGDTEDIPEMRALKNIDKAFLCMNLPYTMDIDQAANAVLEFQPKQVIPYHYRGTEGFQDVEKFKKMIDDTNSGIKVALMDWYPAKAE from the coding sequence ATGAAAAAAGTATTTATTGCCTTATTTGCTATTTCTATGATGAGTATTTCTTGTAAAGACAACAAGGGAGAGACTGTAGAAGAAGAACTATCAACTACCGAAACAGTAGAAGAGCAAACATTGCCAGAGCCTAACAATATAAAGGTAACACCTATATCTCACGCGACATTTGTATTGGACTGGAACGGTCAGATTATTTATGTAGACCCTACAGGAGGAGCTGCTGCTTTTGAAGGTATGCCTGCAGCTGATGTAACTTTGATCACAGATGTACATTATGATCACTTGGATGAAGAAACGCTTGCTGCCGTAAAAGGAGCTAGTAAGATAATTACTCCACAAGCTGTAGCAGATAAGATGGTAGGTTTTAAACCTTCTAACATTATCAACAACGGAGAAACTAAAACGATCTCAGGAATAGAAATTACAGCTGTCCCTATGTACAACCTCACAGAAGGTAGATTAGAGATGCATGTTAAAGGCAGAGGAAACGGTTATGTATTAGAGAAAAACGGTTATCGTGTTTACATCTCTGGAGATACAGAAGATATCCCAGAGATGAGAGCATTAAAGAATATAGATAAAGCGTTTTTATGTATGAATTTACCTTACACTATGGATATCGACCAAGCGGCAAACGCTGTTCTTGAGTTTCAACCTAAGCAGGTAATCCCTTATCATTACAGAGGTACCGAAGGGTTTCAAGATGTAGAAAAATTCAAGAAAATGATTGATGATACCAATAGTGGTATTAAGGTAGCCCTTATGGACTGGTATCCTGCTAAGGCAGAATAA
- a CDS encoding alkaline phosphatase PhoX encodes MKTKILLFAAAGLLTLTACNNDESPRLNPQADDVVLRAHSITPNFLKTTSEFSSVNVYPILSSEDQLQDTPNFVYGSMADGCGLIYNANEQNYTVINNLEADYSIARITLDKTFQPIAGEYILNEQATGSTAQCSGSLITPEEHGFGPLYLSGGEWGGASKGVFATEVTKDASSRMFPEMLTAMGQWSTENAVAIGKDAYDDKTVVFIGDDHADNNIPSGQLGMYVGDRGDLYNGTLYGLKVTSAGINFEMDMQEGQSYDASFVELNEKNIDLLDAEAKTKGVMGFSRLEDIDWRRGSDNNQREVYFAVTGRKRDALVGKGAQYGRIYKVELNENDPTGPAKITCVLDGDKIGGKAWGFHSPDNILVTENYAYIQEDPNGYFDDPARTHYARLYQYNLTTGVVKTVLECDQVAAAAAGIGSETSIWEITGMIDISDQVGIEGTFMVATQNHGWEPADGSAFSDPNAVIDIASSRKEGSILYVLTGLDR; translated from the coding sequence ATGAAAACTAAAATTCTACTTTTTGCTGCAGCTGGTTTATTAACATTAACAGCATGTAATAATGACGAGTCACCTAGGTTAAATCCACAAGCAGATGATGTGGTGCTTAGAGCTCACTCCATAACTCCTAACTTTTTAAAAACTACTTCAGAGTTCTCTTCGGTAAATGTATACCCTATCCTTTCTAGTGAAGACCAATTGCAAGATACGCCTAACTTTGTCTACGGTTCCATGGCAGATGGATGCGGATTGATTTATAACGCAAATGAACAAAACTATACAGTAATCAATAATCTTGAAGCAGATTATTCCATAGCTCGCATTACACTAGACAAAACCTTTCAACCTATTGCAGGTGAATATATCTTAAATGAACAAGCTACAGGATCCACAGCTCAATGTTCTGGTTCGTTAATTACTCCTGAAGAACATGGCTTTGGACCTCTTTATCTTTCTGGTGGAGAATGGGGTGGCGCTTCAAAAGGAGTTTTTGCTACTGAGGTGACTAAAGATGCTTCTTCTAGAATGTTTCCAGAAATGCTTACCGCTATGGGACAGTGGAGTACTGAAAATGCTGTTGCGATAGGAAAAGACGCTTATGACGATAAAACTGTCGTTTTTATAGGTGATGATCATGCTGACAATAACATCCCTTCTGGACAATTAGGAATGTATGTAGGAGATCGAGGTGATCTTTATAATGGAACACTTTATGGATTAAAAGTAACCTCAGCAGGAATTAATTTTGAAATGGACATGCAAGAAGGACAATCTTATGATGCCTCTTTTGTGGAACTGAATGAAAAAAACATAGACCTGTTAGATGCTGAAGCTAAAACTAAAGGAGTTATGGGCTTCTCTAGACTAGAAGATATCGACTGGAGACGTGGTAGTGACAACAACCAAAGAGAAGTATATTTTGCAGTTACTGGCCGCAAGAGAGATGCATTAGTTGGTAAAGGGGCACAGTACGGACGTATATACAAAGTCGAATTAAATGAAAATGACCCAACAGGACCTGCAAAAATTACTTGTGTACTAGATGGAGATAAAATAGGTGGTAAAGCATGGGGTTTTCACAGTCCTGATAATATCCTAGTCACTGAAAACTATGCTTATATTCAAGAAGATCCTAACGGTTATTTTGACGATCCTGCAAGAACTCATTACGCGAGATTGTATCAATACAATTTGACCACAGGAGTTGTAAAAACTGTTCTAGAATGTGACCAAGTAGCGGCAGCAGCAGCGGGAATAGGTAGCGAGACCAGTATCTGGGAAATAACAGGAATGATAGACATCTCTGACCAGGTAGGGATTGAAGGTACTTTTATGGTTGCTACACAAAATCACGGTTGGGAACCAGCAGACGGCAGCGCTTTCTCTGACCCTAATGCAGTAATAGACATAGCAAGCAGCAGAAAAGAAGGAAGTATCTTATACGTTCTAACTGGATTAGATAGATAA